In one Culex quinquefasciatus strain JHB chromosome 2, VPISU_Cqui_1.0_pri_paternal, whole genome shotgun sequence genomic region, the following are encoded:
- the LOC6043454 gene encoding transcription initiation factor TFIID subunit 10: MGDNFGIHRGPKKGAAANSATDAEDRTQGQIMSDFLVQLEDYNPTIPDAVTSYYLNTAGFEASDPRIVRLISIAAQKFISDVANDALQHCKTRTSNAPTSGHGSSKNQNAKMSKDRKYTLTMEDLQPALNDYGITVRKAHYFV; encoded by the exons ATGGGCGATAACTTTGGAATCCACCGTGGACCTAAGAAGGGTGCCGCCGCCAACTCCGCGACCGATGCCGAGGATCGCACCCAGGGGCAAATTATGAGCGATTTTCTGGTCCAGCTGGAGGATTACAATCCTACG atccCGGATGCCGTCACTTCGTACTATCTCAACACGGCCGGATTTGAGGCTTCCGATCCGAGAAT CGTCCGGTTGATTTCGATCGCCGCCCAAAAGTTCATCTCGGACGTGGCGAACGACGCGCTGCAACACTGCAAGACGCGCACCAGCAACGCACCCACCTCGGGCCACGGCTCGTCCAAGAACCAGAACGCGAAGATGTCCAAGGACCGCAAGTACACGCTGACGATGGAGGATCTGCAGCCGGCGCTGAACGATTACGGCATCACCGTGCGAAAGGCGCACTATTTCGTCTAG